The Petrocella atlantisensis genome has a window encoding:
- a CDS encoding methyl-accepting chemotaxis protein has protein sequence MKSGITRKITLLIVLLVVMVCGILGGISIFISSQSLTSEVEVALVDETKLGSDQIKIIVNARLELLQEIANRARTQTMDFKIQQESLKEDIERLGYLDIGVVSMSGQATYVSSGETTDLSDRSYIQKALSGEMNVSDVLISKVTNSAVLMYAVPIFNDGRVVGALIARRDGNALSEITDEMGFGEEGYAYLINDKGIVVAHNDRELVMSQFQPIEVAKTDKTVEPLAKVFEEILEKKIGVGSYTYKGVDLYEAFHSIEGTNWFLVNVALRSEALAGVNTLLTTLVIVIVIMLVISSFVAFLLARTISTPIVSLTQIVDKQATLDFRSDDKNDFSKIENRKDEIGLMTKSLFSMSGNVRELLINVSSTAEQVSATSEELTATAQQSATASEEVAQTINEIAKGATDQAKNTMDAASALTHLSKEIEINLSGTQDLAHASSTMSQLVATGLKVVSDLAQKTLENARASDVVFSSIQKTNESSTKISEASSMIASISEQTNLLALNASIEAARAGEHGRGFAVVAEEIRKLAEQSRTTTSIIDEMVSKLQKDAETAVLKMKESGVIVKEEEKSVEMTKETFDQIAQAIAKSEELVNLISKTSVKMEENKSNVMGNIDTLSAVAEENAASTEQASAAIQEQTASSEQIADASEDLSVMAQNLQAMIRKFKI, from the coding sequence ATGAAGAGTGGTATAACGAGGAAGATTACGTTGTTGATTGTTTTACTGGTTGTAATGGTATGTGGAATATTAGGTGGTATTTCAATATTCATCAGTAGCCAAAGTCTCACAAGCGAAGTGGAAGTTGCTCTGGTCGATGAAACGAAACTGGGTTCTGATCAAATAAAGATAATTGTCAACGCTCGGTTAGAGCTTTTACAAGAGATTGCCAATCGCGCAAGAACACAAACGATGGATTTTAAGATTCAACAAGAGTCTTTAAAAGAGGATATTGAAAGGTTGGGGTACCTTGATATTGGAGTCGTCTCAATGTCAGGTCAGGCCACATATGTATCCAGTGGTGAAACAACCGACTTATCCGACAGGTCATATATCCAAAAGGCGCTTTCAGGTGAAATGAATGTGTCAGACGTCTTAATCAGTAAAGTAACGAACTCAGCTGTTTTGATGTATGCTGTGCCTATTTTCAATGATGGGCGTGTTGTTGGTGCGTTGATTGCAAGACGTGATGGCAACGCGTTATCGGAAATTACCGATGAAATGGGATTTGGTGAGGAAGGCTACGCTTATCTGATAAATGATAAAGGTATTGTTGTCGCCCATAATGATAGAGAACTGGTTATGTCACAGTTCCAGCCTATAGAAGTGGCGAAAACAGATAAGACAGTGGAACCACTTGCAAAGGTATTTGAGGAAATACTCGAAAAGAAAATTGGCGTCGGTTCATATACGTATAAGGGTGTTGATCTTTATGAAGCGTTTCACAGCATTGAAGGCACAAACTGGTTCTTAGTCAATGTCGCTTTAAGAAGTGAAGCGTTGGCGGGCGTAAATACGCTTTTAACGACATTGGTGATTGTCATCGTCATCATGCTTGTGATTTCATCTTTCGTGGCGTTCTTACTTGCAAGGACCATATCAACACCGATTGTTTCATTGACACAAATCGTCGACAAACAAGCGACACTGGATTTCAGATCAGATGATAAAAATGATTTCTCAAAAATTGAAAATAGGAAAGATGAAATCGGACTGATGACGAAATCGCTGTTTTCAATGTCGGGCAACGTTCGTGAGCTTCTAATCAATGTTTCAAGCACTGCAGAACAAGTCTCTGCTACATCTGAAGAACTGACAGCGACGGCTCAACAATCGGCCACTGCATCAGAGGAAGTGGCTCAGACCATTAACGAAATTGCTAAAGGTGCAACGGATCAAGCTAAAAATACCATGGATGCAGCCAGTGCACTGACGCACTTGAGTAAAGAAATAGAAATCAATTTAAGTGGCACCCAAGATTTAGCACACGCTTCTTCAACAATGAGCCAACTTGTGGCCACCGGGCTAAAAGTCGTTTCGGATCTGGCGCAAAAAACACTGGAGAACGCCCGTGCTTCTGACGTGGTCTTTAGTAGCATTCAAAAGACCAATGAAAGTTCGACAAAAATAAGTGAAGCCAGTAGCATGATTGCATCAATTTCTGAGCAGACAAACTTACTGGCCCTTAATGCTTCTATAGAAGCTGCTAGAGCAGGTGAGCATGGCCGTGGTTTCGCTGTTGTTGCAGAAGAAATTAGAAAACTTGCTGAACAATCGAGAACGACCACCAGTATAATTGACGAAATGGTTTCTAAACTTCAAAAGGATGCAGAAACAGCCGTTTTAAAGATGAAAGAATCGGGTGTTATCGTGAAAGAAGAAGAAAAGTCAGTTGAAATGACGAAGGAAACGTTTGATCAAATAGCCCAAGCCATCGCTAAATCCGAAGAACTGGTAAATTTAATCAGTAAAACAAGCGTTAAAATGGAGGAAAACAAGTCGAACGTCATGGGCAATATCGACACACTTTCCGCAGTTGCTGAAGAAAATGCCGCTTCAACGGAGCAGGCATCTGCAGCAATCCAAGAACAAACGGCATCTTCTGAACAGATCGCAGACGCAAGTGAGGATTTGTCAGTAATGGCTCAAAACCTTCAGGCTATGATTCGTAAATTTAAAATTTAA